The following are from one region of the Mangifera indica cultivar Alphonso chromosome 14, CATAS_Mindica_2.1, whole genome shotgun sequence genome:
- the LOC123196662 gene encoding uncharacterized protein LOC123196662, with product MNFGAGIVSGKAGNSMDWTVNNAYKTYKGVDAETKHVMDMSLIPSIDPIEIGLGSSEKGNALPSAKPRKKTMTSVYLKFFETAPDGKSRRCKFCGQSYSIATATGNLGRHLANRHPGYDKAGDIVTSSVPQPITVVKKSQPQGKAHQLDYDHLNWLLIKWLILASLPPSTMEEKWLANSFKFLNPSIQLWSGEKYKAVLCEVFRSMREDIRASLEQVSSKVSITLDFWTSYEQIFYMSVTCQWIDESWSFRKVLLDICHIPYPCGDSEIFHSLVKVLKTYNIENRVLSCTHDNSPNAVHACHSLKEEFDTQKAGPFCYIPCAAQTLNLIIDDGLRTTKPLISRIREFALELNESTDFSDDFVQISTAYREGSWKFPVDASVRWSGNYQMLDIVQKAGKTMDAVIRKHDETLGSRMLLTPAEKNVVSVVHGYLEPFYKTTNNMCTNKMPTIGLVLFFMDHISEMITMCRECRHSPDWLKNAAEDMAKKARNYNNQVCNIFTYMTAILDPRIKCELIPENLNAENYLEEARAHFVRNYSTSHFSSMTSGYSAQEMEDGGSVSFAEEIARKKRRGSISTATDELTQYLSEPPAPIPTDVLEWWKVNSTRYPRLSVMARDFLAVQATSVAPEELFCSKGDEINKERFCMPHDSTQAILCIRSWTQGGMKFKYRSTEIDYERLMELATAASDNNASGSDKKQK from the exons ATGAATTTTGGG GCTGGTATTGTAAGTGGGAAAGCTGGGAACTCGATGGATTGGACCGTAAATAATGCATATAAAACGTATAAAG GAGTAGACGCGGAAACTAAACACGTGATGGACATGTCACTAATTCCAAGCATTGATCCCATAGAAATTGGATTGGGCTCTTCAGAAAAGGGAAATGCCTTGCCTTCAGCAAAACCAAGAAAGAAGACCATGACATCAGTATATCTCAAGTTTTTTGAGACAGCTCCTGATGGAAAAAGTCGGAGGTGCAAGTTTTGTGGACAAAGCTATTCCATTGCTACTGCCACTG GTAATTTGGGTAGGCACCTCGCTAATCGGCATCCAGGATATGATAAGGCAGGGGATATTGTCACCAGTTCAGTTCCTCAGCCTATTACTGTTGTTAAAAAATCTCAACCTCAGGGCAAGGCACACCAATTGGATTATGATCATCTAAACTGGTTGCTCATTAAGTGGCTTATTTTAGCTTCTCTTCCTCCTTCAACCATGGAGGAGAAGTGGTTAGCAAACTCCTTTAAATTTCTAAATCCGTCAATACAACTTTGGTCAGGTGAGAAGTACAAAGCAGTTCTATGTGAAGTTTTTAGAAGCATGAGGGAAGATATAAGGGCATCTTTGGAACAGGTTTCTTCTAAAGTCTCAATCACTCTTGATTTCTGGACTTCCTATgagcaaatattttatatgagtGTCACATGTCAATGGATTGATGAAAGTTGGTCCTTTCGTAAAGTGCTTCTTGATATATGCCACATACCTTACCCTTGTGGGGATTCTGAAATCTTTCACTCTCTAGTGAAGGTTCTTAAGACATACAATATCGAGAATAGAGTTCTGTCCTGTACTCATGATAACAGTCCGAATGCAGTCCATGCATGCCATTCTTTAAAAGAGGAGTTTGATACTCAGAAAGCAGGACCCTTCTGCTATATCCCATGTGCTGCTCAAACTCTTAACTTGATCATAGATGATGGACTGAGAACTACAAAACCATTAATCTCCAGAATCAGGGAGTTTGCTCTTGAGTTGAATGAATCTACAGATTTCTCTGATGATTTTGTTCAGATTTCAACAGCTTATCGAGAAGGTAGTTGGAAATTTCCCGTCGACGCTTCAGTGCGGTGGAGTGGCAATTACCAAATGCTTGATATAGTGCAGAAG GCTGGGAAGACCATGGATGCTGTTATCAGGAAGCATGATGAAACACTAGGCAGTCGAATGCTACTGACCCCTGCAGAGAAGAATGTGGTCAGCGTTGTGCATGGATACTTAGAACCTTTCTATAAGACCACCAATAACATGTGCACCAACAAAATGCCAACTATTGGACTGGTTCTCTTCTTCATGGATCACATTTCTGAGATGATTACTATGTGCAGAGAATGCCGACATAGCCCAGATTGGCTAAAGAATGCAGCCGAAGACATGGCCAAGAAGGCCAGGAATTACAACAACCAAGTTTGCAACATTTTCACCTACATGACAGCCATTCTTGATCCCCGGATCAAATGTGAACTCATTCCTGAGAACCTTAATGCAGAAAATTATCTGGAAGAAGCAAGAGCCCATTTTGTAAGAAACTATTCCACTAGCCATTTCTCATCCATGACAAGCGGCTACAGTGCTCAAGAGATGGAAGATGGAGGTAGTGTTTCTTTCGCAGAGGAAATCGCCCGAAAGAAACGAAGGGGAAGCATAAGCACTGCCACAGATGAGCTCACTCAGTATCTCTCTGAGCCTCCTGCTCCAATACCAACAGATGTTCTGGAGTGGTGGAAGGTGAACAGTACCCGATACCCTCGACTGTCTGTGATGGCTCGGGATTTCTTGGCTGTGCAGGCAACTTCAGTAGCTCCTGAAGAACTTTTTTGCAGTAAAGGTGATGAGATCAACAAAGAACGATTTTGTATGCCGCATGATAGCACACAAGCTATCCTTTGTATAAGGTCTTGGACTCAGGGTGGCATGAAATTTAAGTATAGATCAACTGAGATAGACTATGAAAGGTTAATGGAATTGGCAACTGCTGCATCAGATAATAACGCATCTGGTTCGGACAAGAAACAGAAGTGA